A window of Fusarium oxysporum Fo47 chromosome II, complete sequence genomic DNA:
AGAGAGCCGTGAAATCCATCATGACAACCCTCATGAGAACCCAGCCACCCGACTAACTCTCCAGGCTTGGCGTTCAGCCACCCGCGAATTTCAGATTCTTTCACTTACCGTAATTGACTTCAATTATGACTCTCTTTGACTGAAATCGGTGTCGGACGTTTCAAACTCTTCTTTCTCCGCTCGGAATTTTCTTTGCACTCCGTGCTTATCATGAGTTCATCTGAGCTTCCAGAAACACTTGTATCTAGAAGAAGTATGTAGCTATCGGATTTAGTGGGGCATGCTCCCCACGTCATGTAGAGTAGCTACGTTGCGCTATGAGATTCACGAACACCAACGTATAACCACTATATACAACATGGCAGCCGTAGCCGCCAACAACCAAGGAACATCACTCGATATTCGAGTTGAGGACTTCCTGGACGATAAGCTTCAGTCTACTTCCGACCTCGAAGATCTCGACACGCTTATCGCAAATGTTGAGCTTCAAAGAAACCAGCTGCAATCACAGCTAGATACAGCTGTGAGAGAGCTCGAAGAGACCCGGCGCACTGCCGATGATCGCCAAGGGTCACTTGCTGCTCGCATAGAAGAGTTTCAAAAGCTTCAAGAGAGTATTGATCTTCGTGCCCAGATCTACGCTGCCTCGGATGCCCCAGATCAGGCCATCGAACGCCTCAAGTCACCTatgaacaagatcaaggccgTTGAGCGTGCCCAGAGCTACCTTTTTCTCTTGCAAGACGCTGAAAAATTTCGAGTAGAAGCGAGATCATTCCTGCCTCAGAACCCCAAAGCTTCATTGGAGCCTTACATCAAGTTGAAACAGCATGTTCAAAAGTTACAAGGCCTACCTGGCCAAGAGGGCCTTCACCTCGTCGCATATGCCGAAGGTGTGACCGCTTCACTTTGGGATGAGATCAAATCTACTATGTCTGGGGAACTTGAGGCAGTCCTGAAGCAGAGGAAGTGGCCCAAGATTGACACCCATTTGCAGATGGATGAGGAATGGATCAATTGCATCGAAAAGCTCATCGATCTTCAAAAGCCGGAAATAGCACACACTGACAAGCTTGTTACGTTGCTTCCATTCGAAATCATGGCCTCCATCTTTGTCTCCGAGTTTCGTTTCCATTTTCTCAGCGACAAGCCAACAAGCGGTGCTCAGGCATTTGGAACCCATTGTCTCCCGTGGTTTATCGCACTGGTTGAGAAATGGGAAGATTTCTTCCGGGATAATCTGGGCTATTTGCTAGCAGACAAGTTCCAGGACACTGCTGTAGCGACCAACCTGGCTTATATCGACCCTGTTTCTGCCTTTATTACCTCACTACTACCAGTGCTGAAGGAGAAAACCTCATTAGTCGCACTCGAAGCTATTAAGAGCCCCTCATTCCTGAGTAGTTTTATGTCACAACTGATGGCATTTGACGAGAATGTTCGCTACAAGTTCAACTATGACGGCGGCGATGTTGAAAACGGATGGTCTGGCTTAACCGCACATATACTGGATGACCACTTTGATACGTGGttcaaggccgagaaggatTTTGCTCTTGaaagatataatactatcATGGAGTCACAAGATGCCCGCAATATCGATTACGATTATGCGCTCCAGGGCAAGATGAAGCCAACATATGCTGCTGTGCGCGTCACTGATCTTCTGCGATCTGTGACAAGCCAGTACGAGAGGGTGCGTACCTTCAAGCACAAAATTCGCTTCTTGATTGGCATTCAACTTGAAATCTTGGATGCTTATCACAATCGCCTTCGAGACTCACTGCAGGCTTATCAGAGCATGTCTACGACCTTTGGTCGCACTTTGGCCGCGAATAAGGAGGATCTTGCTGTTCTTGAGGGTACAGGTGGTTTCGAGGTGCTCTGCAAAGTAATTGGTAGTGCTGATCACATTGTCAATACTCTGAAAGACTGGAGCAATGAGGAGGTATGCAAACCGCCTGAAAGTCATCTTATCAAGCTAACATCCTAGTTCTTTGTCTCTTTGTGGGATGAACTTCAGACTCGAGCTTTGCATAGATCTAGCCAGGGCAACAACATTACCAGTACCATGAGCTACGATGATGTGAAGGATCGCACGTCTACAGCAGTGGGAGAGAAACATGAAGATGGGGctctctttgatgagacaGCGAGTGCCTATAACATGCGACGCAAGGCTGCTCAAGAACTTCTTGTTGGCGCTTTGGTCGAGTCGCACAATAAAGCTTTCCGAGCATACACCACCCGTGTTCAATGGACAACTGTTGGTGAAACTGCTATCCTTGGTAAGTTCGCATGCCGTACTGTTCCCAACATATTAGCTAACACGGTAGCAGATGAGCTTGCTATTACGCCAGAACTTGATGAGCCACTTCGCATCCTCCAACGCAACTTTGACTTTCTCATCAAAGCTCTTTCAACTGCAGTGTTCCGCCGCGTCTGCCGTGAAGCCCTTGTCAAGCTTCAAGATTATCTATGGCAAAGTGTCCTTATGCGTCAGTCGTTCACCACTTATGGTGCCACCCAGTTCCGTCGCGATGGCGCTGCCTTGGTTTCTACTATCGAACGCTACATCCCTAATGGTTCATCTGTCCTTGATAACTTGACTGAGGGTATGCAGCTCCTGAGTCTTCCGGTTGAAGCGGGTGAGGCGAGTGGCTTGACACTCAAGGAAGCCAGCGATCGAGTCTTCACGGACAACGAAGAGGCACGCAAGGTACTCGAGGAACTCCATCTTGAAGGGTTATCACCGCAAGTCGCAAGAAACATTCTGCAGCGTCGTGTAGAGAACAACGAGAACGTAGGGTGGTAAAACGAAATAGATTAAGATTGGGTATATTATCACGCATTCGATGCCTTTCTCCAAGGTCTATCGCTCGTGCCTCACGTGTTGAATCTCTCCGTGACCTTCTAAAAATATCATTTCCCTTTTTGTTCTAACCATTGAACCCCCCAATACGTTTTATTGCATCAAAAGATCAACCAGATTCTGTTTTCCGCACTGTTCGCTTTTGTTTAGCTGTTAAGAGCTCGCATGGTCATCTCGACAACAATGAAAGTTCCCGCGCTGACAGGCATAGCTCGCGCCAGGGTAGGTCCGATACCCTTCCAGAAGCCAGCCGCCCCCTCAGCTCGCCAAGTCTTTGCGAAGCAATCTCGCATAGTGGCGTATTTTTGGTTGGCACCGAAGCCGTCGGTCTGcatcttgctcttgatgacATCGAAGGGATAGCTGGAAAGCCAGAGAACTTCACCAGCAAGACCACCGTAAAGAGCAATCTTGTAAGCAGGGATATCCTTGCGGTCGATCTTATTGCGAGCAGCGTCCGAGTTCATCATATACTCAAAGGCAGTGAACCAGGAACCGTAGGCGAAAGCCTCTCGCCAGATGGTGACAGCCTGACCGCGGTAGATGCCACTCAGAACACCATTGTGAGCTCCAAGTTTACGAATACAGTCACCAGGACCATCGTATAGACGACCGGCGCCATGAGGCTGGCTCTGAAGGCGGATACGGATATGCTCGATGGGACCTGAGAGGACCGAGTTGGAGACACCAGCAAACGCACCCGCGGCACCGTATTGAGGATAAGACAGTTCGGCTCCGTTGTTGCGAGTTTGGAACCAGCGCTTCGCGGCGTTGAAGGCACCGAATTGAACGGAAACACAGGCTCCGATACCGATGAGTGGTGTAAGCGTTCCCTTGTAAAAGGCGAGGGCACCCTCGTTCTTGTAGATTGTGGTGGCGGCGTTGATGGCAGACGAGTATTGCGTTGTAGTTTGCAGTCGGACCTTGACAATGTCAAAGGGTTGACCTGAGATTAGAGTGTTAGCAATTGGGTTGAATTCGTACTGTTGCACAAATATGCTGGTGACGACTTCATGGTGGAGGGTAAGTTTATCTTGAGCCAGGTCCCTCATCTTTATTCCCCGGCTCAGAGAAatcttcttttccctttGCGCTGCCTGACTCCCCAAGAGCTGAACGAAAGAAATATCGAGACATACCAATCAAGACCTGCGCAATTCCTCCAACAGCACCAGAGAAAAGATCCTTGGCCGTCTCAATGGTAGGGCTCTGCTTGGCCGTCTCCAGCTCAAGAGCGTCCATCTCTTCAATTTGGCGGGGTGATCACAAACACCTCTGtccttcctttctcttcggGTAGCAGTGAACCTTTCAACAGCAAAAAGGCAAGGAAAAAAGTAGGTGAAGCTCGCCAGAGATAAGACAACAAAGGGGGAGAAAAAGATAAGAAAGCAAGACTTAGGGCGCGCGAATCGATATCGCAATCCGGGGTTGATTTATCGCGGAGGGCGTTCGGCAAATGACGTGCTAGCATTACAAAGCCGGTAACGGAGCCCGGACTGTCGGTGTTGAGATACCACAGTACAAGTAAAGTTCGGAGAAGAGCCCGTCAGATACTGATGGAAATCGTGGGGAATTATACCGTCTCTGTACTGTAATTTCCCGACACTCTTATCGGCATCTTCTCCGGGGGCCGTTCCTAAGATGTACCTTTCTAACAATTTCATAATGAAAATGCCCATTGAAAAGGTGGCACCGACTTCGGGCTAATGAAATCCGGAACTCGGGATCTACGCTCTAGAACCGCGAGAAACCGACATATttaggtacctaggtatgTACGATTGTATGTGCATATGAATTTGGTCATTATTCCAAGATCGTCAGTCTGGATCTTTATATCAGGCAATACTCGCTTCTATTGTCACACCCaatttccttctcttcagtATCGTCTTACTCCTTGCTTCTCATCTTTCGCATCATTCTGTGCCTGCGCATGCTGCTCAATAGCCTCCTTCAGTTTTCCAACCACTTCAGGCTGGTTGCTGAACGCAGTCATGAGTAAGCTTTCTAGTTCAGCTTCCACCTTCGCGATTGGCTTCACTCCAGGCTTTCTATTCTGCGAGTCGTTCATCAGAGTACCCCAGCGATGCGTGAAGTTGTAGATAGACTGTCGCAGTAACTCATCAAGCTGCTCGTTCATATCCTCAACAGTCAAGGTTTTAGCTGTCACGGAGGGTGTGCCTCTAGACCATAGACCGCCGCCGATGATGTTGGAAAAGAAACCGACCCAATTCTGGGGGCTCAGGGTATCCCAGATGTGAACAAAGTGCTGCATAGAAGCACCATGGTTTCGAATGTCACCGATCTCCAACGAAACCAGCTCATTCTTAATGATGAGTAAGTTTTTCACCATAAACAGATCAGGATCTGTGCCAGTCTTTAATGACTGTATCCTTGCTTCTGCGCGTTGGAGCACCTGAATGGTTTCTCGAACAATATTGAACACGACTGAACTATTTTTTGACTACGAAGCCGTTAGCCAAATTCAGTGCTAGAGGATAATTCACTTACAGATCTTTCTTTAGGCATGCAATTCTCATACATGCTCAGAAGTTTAATGGCTTGTTTGACTAAGGGATGGGCGTTTGATGACGCTACGCCACCGACAACAGGTCCGATCTTCAGAGAAGCGTCTTGAACAGGCGCCTTTGTGATCGTTTTTGTGACTTCCGCCTCAAAAACTGTATCTGTCAAGGGCCACAGATGATGGGCAAGGAGTTGTGAGGTGTATTGCTTGCATTTGATGAAATATGGCGACTCCATATCATCTAAATCGGCACCAAAATATTCGTTGGCTAACAAGCCCACCACGTTGCACGTCGTCTCCAATGGTGCAGTCTGTAGGACAGTTTGGAGGTTAGTCACCAATGGCGTCAAGTTGCCAGGATGAGcaatggtggtgttgatgggttTGATCGCCTGAAACACTGAGTCTGCTGCCTGTGTCCATATGGGTTCCACATCAAAGAGTTTCACGAACAGATTCTCCTCGTTGTACATGCGTTCGAAGCATTGCTTAATAAAATTTCGCGATGCTGTCTCAGCCGAGAGGCTCTTGACTTCTTTATTGAACTCTGCAATATCAGATTGCGTCAAAACTTTCAAATCGCGATCTCGTGTCGTGAGATGGGTATGAATGAGGCTATTAGCTGTATTTGCGTAGGTCTCAAAGTGAGTGCAGGACTCGTTTCGCTGGCCGTAAGAATCATATGCGCGGCGTATAATTCGGTGAACATTGGGTATCAAGCCATACGAGTCCAGCATCATCTCTTGGAAACGACCATACGCAAGCGCATGGCGAGCCGACTCGGATTTTGTAGCTATAATCTGACGGCCGATTTCAGGTGATACCTTTTCCAGTGAGGTCTTATAGccatgctcaagaagatgaagggcTTTTGTGAGGAGCGCAGTGTATCGTGCAAGATAGGTATCGCGGTCGCGGTATGTCGGCTAATTGAATTAGCATCTGCTCTTGAGAGCAAATGGAACGAACTCTTACATGATTCTCCATAAAGACGATGCAGGCGTCAATATTCTCGACCATCTCTCCAAAAGAGGCATCATCGACCAGTCGGCTGGCGCCTGGCGCATTGAGACGTCTTGTTGCATTGTCGAGGTACGCATAGTAATGAAGATCGGTTCCGACTTCGTCGGCCAAGACTTCCAGCCTTCTTTGTTCCTGCAAAAGTTCTTCGCATTGCGATTGGAAAGTTGACGTTTGCGCCTCGACGGAGCCGAAAGAGTTCGATAGGGAGGTAAGAAGTTTTAGCGTCGCGTTTGCATCTTCGATAAGCCCATCTAAGTGACGCTCCGTGACAGTAAGTTGGTCGCGATATAGTCTAGTATCAGTCAGCGCTGTCTTCATAGAAATGCCATCTTCGCATAACGTAGTATGCATACAAGTATTCCTGCTGACTGGCATCCAGCAATTGCTCATCGTACGATTCAAGGCTAATGGCGTCGTGTTTTTCAAGTTCTTGACTAGAGTCTGGAAGCGTCAGAGCTTCC
This region includes:
- a CDS encoding TIP-1 family-domain-containing protein, which encodes MAAVAANNQGTSLDIRVEDFLDDKLQSTSDLEDLDTLIANVELQRNQLQSQLDTAVRELEETRRTADDRQGSLAARIEEFQKLQESIDLRAQIYAASDAPDQAIERLKSPMNKIKAVERAQSYLFLLQDAEKFRVEARSFLPQNPKASLEPYIKLKQHVQKLQGLPGQEGLHLVAYAEGVTASLWDEIKSTMSGELEAVLKQRKWPKIDTHLQMDEEWINCIEKLIDLQKPEIAHTDKLVTLLPFEIMASIFVSEFRFHFLSDKPTSGAQAFGTHCLPWFIALVEKWEDFFRDNLGYLLADKFQDTAVATNLAYIDPVSAFITSLLPVLKEKTSLVALEAIKSPSFLSSFMSQLMAFDENVRYKFNYDGGDVENGWSGLTAHILDDHFDTWFKAEKDFALERYNTIMESQDARNIDYDYALQGKMKPTYAAVRVTDLLRSVTSQYERVRTFKHKIRFLIGIQLEILDAYHNRLRDSLQAYQSMSTTFGRTLAANKEDLAVLEGTGGFEVLCKVIGSADHIVNTLKDWSNEEFFVSLWDELQTRALHRSSQGNNITSTMSYDDVKDRTSTAVGEKHEDGALFDETASAYNMRRKAAQELLVGALVESHNKAFRAYTTRVQWTTVGETAILANTVADELAITPELDEPLRILQRNFDFLIKALSTAVFRRVCREALVKLQDYLWQSVLMRQSFTTYGATQFRRDGAALVSTIERYIPNGSSVLDNLTEGMQLLSLPVEAGEASGLTLKEASDRVFTDNEEARKVLEELHLEGLSPQVARNILQRRVENNENVGW
- a CDS encoding mitochondrial carrier domain-containing protein, with translation MDALELETAKQSPTIETAKDLFSGAVGGIAQVLIGQPFDIVKVRLQTTTQYSSAINAATTIYKNEGALAFYKGTLTPLIGIGACVSVQFGAFNAAKRWFQTRNNGAELSYPQYGAAGAFAGVSNSVLSGPIEHIRIRLQSQPHGAGRLYDGPGDCIRKLGAHNGVLSGIYRGQAVTIWREAFAYGSWFTAFEYMMNSDAARNKIDRKDIPAYKIALYGGLAGEVLWLSSYPFDVIKSKMQTDGFGANQKYATMRDCFAKTWRAEGAAGFWKGIGPTLARAMPVSAGTFIVVEMTMRALNS
- a CDS encoding Sec34-like family-domain-containing protein → MYEDSWYTLMPDLGTSKKSHSSSHSQSHGHRRKESLLQQPNETGQTHEAATPMQNVYEEIEDTDTPPEPTVLRRASSYSDFYRVVKEQLSKGTRPRPKKTDKHSRAWEALTLPDSSQELEKHDAISLESYDEQLLDASQQEYLLYRDQLTVTERHLDGLIEDANATLKLLTSLSNSFGSVEAQTSTFQSQCEELLQEQRRLEVLADEVGTDLHYYAYLDNATRRLNAPGASRLVDDASFGEMVENIDACIVFMENHPTYRDRDTYLARYTALLTKALHLLEHGYKTSLEKVSPEIGRQIIATKSESARHALAYGRFQEMMLDSYGLIPNVHRIIRRAYDSYGQRNESCTHFETYANTANSLIHTHLTTRDRDLKVLTQSDIAEFNKEVKSLSAETASRNFIKQCFERMYNEENLFVKLFDVEPIWTQAADSVFQAIKPINTTIAHPGNLTPLVTNLQTVLQTAPLETTCNVVGLLANEYFGADLDDMESPYFIKCKQYTSQLLAHHLWPLTDTVFEAEVTKTITKAPVQDASLKIGPVVGGVASSNAHPLVKQAIKLLSMYENCMPKERSSKNSSVVFNIVRETIQVLQRAEARIQSLKTGTDPDLFMVKNLLIIKNELVSLEIGDIRNHGASMQHFVHIWDTLSPQNWVGFFSNIIGGGLWSRGTPSVTAKTLTVEDMNEQLDELLRQSIYNFTHRWGTLMNDSQNRKPGVKPIAKVEAELESLLMTAFSNQPEVVGKLKEAIEQHAQAQNDAKDEKQGVRRY